GCACTCATGCGTCTTTTCAACTCACGGAGCCATACGGTACATGGTGCTACTGCAGCACTGAAGCGGTAAAAAGACCCATGCGTGCATTGGGCCTATCGGTTAATACCTGATTCCGTAGACAATCGGATTGACGCAAGAACTTGATTTTGCAAATGTTGCACCCCAAATTGTTAAAAGCGGAGTAATGCCTTCAAATTTGAATAGCCCCATGCAGTTAATAATGAGGTATGGTGTCCATGAAACGATCCACAGTGAAATTGTTGTCAAAGCTACTTTGGCTAGCTTAGCTTCAGCGCTCTTGTCGCAATCCTCAGATGATCGCAATGATTTGACATTCATTTTCTTGGCTTGTTCACGCATGGCTTTTTCGTGAGCTGCAACAGcctgaaatttcaaaaaaaatcacacctTGATGATCACTTGATGAAATTGTTCTGATCAATTTTTACCGCAATGATGAACCAATAAGAATGGCAGATCATGAAAATTGGCAAGTAATAGACGAAGAGAGAATAGCCAATCAAATATGATCGAGGATTCCAGTCACGTTCAAGGTATTCAATGCCACATGAAGTCAAATTTCCTTCGGGAACGTATCTGGATAGATTGTAGAATTAAAAATCAGAAAACCATTTTTATCATAATTTTCAGTTAGCAAGTTTAAGATCAACATTCTCAGTCTTAAAACTTGCGTTCTTTTTTGTTAACTCACCTGCTCCATCCAATCATAGGACCTGCTGTCCAAAACGCGGCAAATGTCCAAATCATTATGATTTTGATCATTGCTAGCTTAATTGTCATTGGACGTCCGCTAACACCTTTGACAATGACTTCATATCGGTCCATGGCTATCATAGTCATGCTCCAAATCGAAACATTTCCAAACATTGATCCACAAAGTGCATAAACATCGCACATCATTGGTCCCAATATCCATGTTTCGAAGAACAAATTAATGCACATCATTGGACAATTGGTCAGCATCATACTAAAATCCGAGAATGCCAGATTCAAAACTAACAAATTGGCTGGAGTTTTCAAGGATTTTGTCGTTGAGAATATATAGACAACAATGCCATTGCCACAGAATGATAATATTCCCATTAGTGTCAAAAAGGCACCAAGAGCCTTATTCCAAAATGGGTCCATGGGTGGGAATTGATTCCAATATGGATGGACAAGATGTGCCATATCGGGTGTAACCTTAaattaataacaacaacaaaaagtatgtagatcaatttttattttccaaagcATGACTCACTTTGTCGGTGACAGATCCATTCGATAGGGCCATAAAACGTGGCCCAATTGAGTATCCACTATAAtgcattctgaaaaaaaaaaaaaaaattgaaaaaggatttttttgagaATCCTTTACTTTTAAATCCTTTCGTTTTACAGAACAATAGTAGTTAACTTACGTCTCCATTGTTGGGATATTGGTCTTGTTTAGTGGAAGGCGCTGTGCTTAGCTATCACAAATAATTTCAGTTGCACTTAGTTCTTATAGGTTCTTTCTAATCGAATTAGGGTGTGTTTGTTTATTCGGCTCATTGCACTTAGTTATTTGAATTAGCATTAGTAAACAAGTACGTTAGGTATACATGTGCGTTAATTAATATTATGAGACTAAAACCACAATGCAAACAATATCCAGTGCATACCAAATGGTGGTATAGAGCTCTTCACGCTTTACAAACAAcgtattatttaaaatttgaataaatttatcttctcaagGAAAAAATCCTCAACTGATCGGCCTACTTTTGccaaaaacaatattgaaaacaaataaaaatagtaggtatatttcgacaaattttatgatatttatgaAGCAATATTTTGGAATCCATTAAACTTACAGACAACATTTCAGGCTCAATTTATAGGAAATTCTATAAAACTAAAGGATCGTGGCAAACCTTATCCTTAAGGACCAAAATCAACAAATGACTGAATAATCagagtattttttgatattgcCAAAATTGGAACTGAGCTAAATTCAActttaatatattaaaaaaaaataaagactttTGGAACAATACATAGCTAAATGGAATTACATATGTTGCAAGCTCaagaataatttcaaaaatattcatttatctTAATTTTCTCATTTGACATCGATCGAAGAAAATACTTCTTGAagtaaaacattaattttttttatagtagttATAGTAAAGTCCTTTCTTTAAGCCACgcttaaattttttagtttcaatAAATTGCTGAACTCAACAAAACATGCCAGGGTTGCcatactatagggcaagtttaggattcgttaaAAAACCGaaatcgagataacaatcagacatgacattacgatgatggagaatgccaaaaaagtgggtccggcaattctgacTGTCTGCCTGTATAAACCTCGAACTACAGCCTAAGCTAGTAAagcaatttttcttaaaacttggtagttaatagTTTTGGGTAATTCaatagaggagaaattgaaccAAAACTAACGtgcctgccatataacggaaatagaaaagtaaatttttttcaaaacggctctaatgattttgattaaaatttttgtgtgtaatgtaataaaaaagactcaacttttgaaatagaaaaattattttttttacggttattaactgtacctgtcatagaacggtctCTGAATATCTCGTATATGACTAACCCGATTTCTtggaaaatttgtatgcaaaagCCTTTGATTAATCGTAGTacctatttaaattttagaaaattgtcaactttggttttttaaaaaaatatttcaaaattttttttgaaaaatacctatttctattttttttttttttgaaaaattaatattttgaaaacgggttagtgaattatttcgaaattttgttttcaagtcTCAATTAATTATGTCTTCAAAATGGCATTAAAATGTTCATACAAtcaagttaaaatattttttttttgtttaaaaaaatattgtttttgaaaaaatcaaattttcgtatTCGTAAGCGCGACATtgatatgttttttgaaaatttgcgtGAGGTGTTCATAAGGTAATTATCGCTACACGAAGGATCatacattattttttacttacttataaaccaaattaaaaataaaaaactattttttttaaatgttttttttttgttttttgttttttttttttttttttgaaaaaatactttttactgAAGATATTTTGCACGAGATGAAgaaattttttcgaattaatgcaaatatatatatatatttttaaattagtatCTTTTGAACCACCCCATTTAATGTTTTGTTACAAcgcatttttagaattttttttcttggaaatataaaaattggttACATATTTCAATAACAAAGGTATCCAAAtcttaaaaaagtaataatcaataggtacataaaaacaaaattataaaaaaaatcataaacctATTTTcagttaattaatttaaaaaagaaaagtgaaatattttttattaaaaaaaaaagtttccaaaaaatttattaatacgCCTATACTCAAACGGTTCtttgtacaaatttttgttaaatcagTAGAGTTGTTAATGAGGAAatcaaaaaccaataaaatggTTCTATGTCGggtagggtgcttcttaaaaatcaattttcgaaattttaatgggacaccctttcattttgttcttcctgccttaaatataaatgggtaaaatttggtccagtttaaacacgttctaggggtcgctaccacaattcatagttttgaaaaatacaccaaattttgtttttttttttctcagaaaattttaaaatttgtaatcagaattaagtactttatattaaatctctaactgttttgaaagaaattttgataaaaatacagcggaataaaaatgaagtttaattttgaatatttttgaatttgacatttttttttgtgttattctgtagaatagctaactgagtgatctttcttaattgaaaaattcaatgattttatctgattgtttatgagcctaatatctttattcgacagacagttaactgactgtttattagaagattgaaaaatcgtactttgtattgtaacaaaaaaaaatgtgttgaaattgatcttttagttaaatctttagtgaatggtagcgacccctaaattttaatattaaaatgggaaaaaaaaataccatatagggtcaatgtgggtaaatgtaaacaatttcatgtcttttttttcttttgactttagattttaatattttttcactgAACAACTTcacaggtatcttcaaatgcaaatatgaaataatggcaattcttctttataaatataaacaaatatttcccaaattgttgaaattactgtcaaatatggcatgtttacaaataccccaccatgtttgtgtttttttacaaattcggggtaaatgtgaacactgattaaaaatttagaatttcctctttatcatatggataacgacttgaaaaacgttcaagaaggtacttgacaaaaactttttcaaattccaataaaagtttttgttttcttcctttgattctttatataggcacccaatatgcatcctgagcagctctgaacatcatatttttttttgtttttacgtcaaagaccgattttgcaacatcatccactgaaaatgatggatttggctactttaaaatgtgactccacggcactttagcaatagtaattgactaaaaatactttattttttattaaaacaaataatttcagcagaaatatatgtttatatttacccccagaatacgttgtttacatttacccattatgaaaaatattctggggtaaatgtaaacacatgcaaatcgacataaatgtcccgtattttaaaatttgtttgtttcacatagaatctacatcaaaattcaaaactaaaaagtatttgcaaattatactgacttaattgaatctgcaaaaatatttaatatatctgaaagactaacgacttgtttggcactttaaaaaattatctttcacggaaaatacgctcgtcgaatgaattctcatTAGACAGCATTgagtttgacgtataagttaaaagatgcatgcgtccgcgatttgtacttatgtatgcgtcaaagagacttaactgaagcttgttatgagccatgttctcatttacccctgtttacatttacccacattgaccctaggtactatgcttatatggtagaacatatTGCAGGGGTgccccattaaaaaatcgaaaaaaagattttttcgaccatataagaagcacgCTAATGCCGGGTATACCTATTAACaatggttcaaaaaatatttttacttgctcaatagggcaagtattggtttcgtgtaaaaaaaaaaattcgaggttttaatcaaaactaacattacgatgatggagaagtccgaaaaagtggttttcgtcatgacgtccgtcggtctgtgcgtcggtgcgtcgtcacaaaaagctgtacatgaagctgcagcctaaacgggttgagggattttcttgaaatttggtacagatgatttttttgtaatttccaaggttggtttttttttgttttttaatatctcgctttaaacgtatacctcccataaaaagttttggagttattgcaactttctcgaaaacggctctaacgattttgattaaatttaacatacgtaatgctgtttgcagttctaacataactgcgtttttagtttttctccaAAAATGCGGATAAtgaaaatatgacattaactcttttttaaatcgcggatgtcggctcttcccgtgcaTCTCAAtaaagttattgcaattttctcgtaaatgactctaacgatttctaacgtaactgcatttttagtttttctcaaaaaatacggataatggaaatatgactttacattttttttatctttgatgtcggctcttcccgtacaccgttaatgagttattacaattttctagactaaatttgacatacataatgctttaagtgattttaatatatgtagctaattgtgttttttgtttttgtcaaaaaaacacgagtcacaaaaatatggcgtaagaaaaactaaaaaaaaataatttcgtatttttgcatttcttatgaaattccttaaaaaaatcaaattttaactaattcaaaatattttttttttaaatctttgacataaaagctacttttatcataagagcaagtacgtgcggccccagtcgtgcattttatttttattttcaaaagtgagactttatttgccaaaattcaaagacttttttaaatcaaaatcgttaaaaacgTTTTCGTAAAAAACAAGCTTTTCAAGCTTTGTTCATTGATAGCATTTGAAAACCTACATGAGAAAATGAGCACATCAAATTGTTgcaaattaaatgatctttaaaaactgtcatgagtatttttttattaaaagttgtagaaaaaaagttatagcatcttaaaaattttttctttaaaatgtacatctattttcaagtataactttcttattttcagttttacagaaaaaagtaccttaatcaaaattgtagaaaaataaattatctacaaaaacgatattaacaatttttttgtgtgacatacggttcgcaagatatcggtaaaaaactgttttcatcactttttccaagatggcggccaaatggggtggctttcaaccccgaaagctagattgtatactcacattaacctcctctacacatcaaaacaaaaaaatcttgtcctacccaaaatgcaaggttaatgtaacatttcaatggactcTTTGAAAtataccgttaattttggtcataaaaataacatttcaatttctcctctaggaaatttttcaaaaatcataactaTGTAGGTACTAAGTTTAAACGAAACCACTTCATTGGTTTGGGCTGTAGCTCGAGTCTTGCAGTTTCAAGTTCTGGATAGGCTTCAACTGATGAAGGCCCCAAAATTTAAGGGAGTGCAGTCACAATCCTAACAtgcatttattcaattttttagaaaactattgTAAAAATTAGGAACATGTCACCAGGGCGACAGGGCCCCTTGGAATGGACAGTACTTCCATGTTCAAACAACAGATACCTAACATAATAATGTTTTGCGTTTGGTTAAGCACATAATAAACAGAGGCAAAACAAATGAGATGTGCGTCCAAACGAAAAGTCaacaattattgtttttgtcTTGTTAATGAAATAACCAAGGTTTTGTTCAGTCACCATAAAAtcctttttgcaaaaatgtaaaatgtatgcCAAGTTAacgttaaagaaaaaaaaaataatcgatttaaaTCCAtgcataacaaaaatataataaacataatcataaacaacaaaaatagatTCTGAAGCTCAGGTATTAATGTTGCTTGTGTATGTTTTATTCTACTAATACAAAACATGCccccgtaaaaaaaaaagaaaatgcaaaaattaaagaaagcctaacaaaagaaatattatttggAGAAAACACTCATGCCTACGTTGATGGTTGAAAGAAGGGTTGTTATGCGTATTTGAGCTGATTAGAAAATGTGACAAACTAATGAAACCATTGAGCTGTGTAGTCTTTTAAGTTCTTGTTTAGatgtttttgttcataaacTTGATGACCTACTTGGTGGTCGCGTTGGTTAGAATAGagatttgttatttgttattgaACTTAAATGTAATAGGTACAATAGAACGAATAACAATAGTTATAAAGTGCAAAAAACAATATGTGAAGCCAAAGTCatcaattgcaaaaaaaaatatatagtttgTGTCTTTTATTTGGAATACGTACAAAAAGAAGGTCTTCAGATTTTCTTCGGTCTTATTTGAGTGTTGTATACCGTCAATAAAGtgagataaaaatatttttggagctATAAGCTCATTAAGAGCCAAGGCTTAGTGAATAATAACTCTATTAACCGTTTGGGTTTGCATGCAATTTGTTTGCAAGAATTTTCTGCCTAGTCCTCACGGCTAAAGCCAGAAACTTTTTCTTGACAGTGATAATCTTGGAGGCCATATCTCTTCCTCACAAGCGGTTGTgcccctgaaaaaaaaatcagggtGGTAGAGGCTGGTTTTGAATTTATATATCCTCTGGCTTGAAAATCGTCTCGGAGTACCTACTAGAAGTCTCCGGTAACTGGATTACCTAGTTCgaaatcattattattattgaatatAAAAAGCCTTTTTCTTGTTTCATATCTCCATTAGAAATGTAAatgtttaaaacaataaaattctttGGTTAAATAACCTAT
This DNA window, taken from Episyrphus balteatus chromosome 2, idEpiBalt1.1, whole genome shotgun sequence, encodes the following:
- the LOC129911971 gene encoding opsin Rh1-like: METMHYSGYSIGPRFMALSNGSVTDKVTPDMAHLVHPYWNQFPPMDPFWNKALGAFLTLMGILSFCGNGIVVYIFSTTKSLKTPANLLVLNLAFSDFSMMLTNCPMMCINLFFETWILGPMMCDVYALCGSMFGNVSIWSMTMIAMDRYEVIVKGVSGRPMTIKLAMIKIIMIWTFAAFWTAGPMIGWSRYVPEGNLTSCGIEYLERDWNPRSYLIGYSLFVYYLPIFMICHSYWFIIAAVAAHEKAMREQAKKMNVKSLRSSEDCDKSAEAKLAKVALTTISLWIVSWTPYLIINCMGLFKFEGITPLLTIWGATFAKSSSCVNPIVYGISHPKYRIALKEKCPCLVCGSTEEPKPNDAASQGTTGEAESKA